Proteins from one Cellulosilyticum lentocellum DSM 5427 genomic window:
- a CDS encoding radical SAM family protein, translating into MDKYMSIITNFGCHGKCPYCIVRENGIDVPETTLEGLDSLLTRYVENDCNFISLSGGGDPLHEFRQHMDYYMKLFKLTRALDIPLEMHTSYLDAGFAFPVEEFSRVVYHLRDINKLNNVDKFGMEIVRVVFVVTEEMTVKDIDYIQMFVEESDKISELSFRQMVGPNFETQYWLHDYLKQGHEEGKWHYIEQNDYNLYYVNGQVYEKFSDIHK; encoded by the coding sequence TTGGATAAATACATGAGTATTATTACTAACTTTGGATGCCATGGAAAGTGTCCGTACTGCATAGTTAGAGAAAATGGCATAGATGTGCCAGAAACAACATTAGAAGGACTCGATTCTTTACTAACAAGATATGTAGAAAACGATTGTAATTTTATTTCTCTATCTGGTGGTGGTGATCCATTGCATGAATTTAGACAACACATGGACTATTACATGAAGTTATTTAAGCTTACAAGAGCGTTAGACATACCGCTAGAAATGCACACTAGTTACCTGGATGCTGGATTTGCCTTCCCAGTAGAAGAATTTAGTAGGGTTGTATATCATCTTAGAGATATAAATAAACTCAATAATGTTGATAAGTTCGGGATGGAGATTGTAAGAGTTGTTTTTGTAGTTACAGAAGAAATGACAGTTAAAGATATTGATTACATTCAAATGTTTGTAGAGGAATCAGATAAGATTAGTGAGTTGAGTTTTAGACAAATGGTCGGTCCAAACTTTGAAACTCAATACTGGTTACATGATTACCTTAAACAAGGACATGAAGAGGGGAAATGGCATTACATAGAGCAGAATGATTATAACTTATACTACGTGAATGGACAGGTGTACGAGAAGTTTTCGGATATACACAAGTAA
- a CDS encoding DNA-directed RNA polymerase sigma-70 factor translates to MTIKQKLQRYANLLDQARELEYRIAEIKEHMTSVSSTNFDNMPICHGNNDKLTEALCKLKDLRDKYIELWGKVAEEELEVIDMISKLDYQEQKLIRLHYIDCKPLEEISCILGYTYRHTSRIYKRIYEKLEKMS, encoded by the coding sequence TTGACTATTAAACAAAAATTGCAAAGATATGCAAACTTACTAGACCAAGCAAGAGAATTAGAATATAGAATAGCAGAAATAAAAGAGCACATGACTAGCGTAAGCAGTACTAACTTTGATAACATGCCTATATGCCATGGGAATAATGATAAGCTTACAGAAGCATTATGTAAGTTAAAAGACCTAAGAGATAAGTATATTGAATTATGGGGGAAAGTAGCCGAGGAGGAGTTAGAAGTAATAGACATGATTAGCAAGCTAGACTATCAAGAACAGAAGCTAATAAGATTGCATTACATTGATTGTAAGCCATTAGAAGAGATATCCTGTATACTAGGATATACATACAGGCATACATCTAGGATATACAAGAGAATCTATGAAAAGCTAGAAAAGATGTCCTAG
- a CDS encoding phBC6A51 family helix-turn-helix protein, giving the protein MAREYKRGYKQDKPRNADGTFAYCEELEQRQIDMIHELISNGGHKTKACETLGIPRSTLYKWLDNEKFKKAYQTACERLYEEGLSDAIKTTLKLMKCQDSRTALKACENIMKLNGYLDTKVDVTQNPSEIVITLADSND; this is encoded by the coding sequence ATGGCAAGAGAATACAAGCGAGGTTATAAACAAGATAAGCCACGTAATGCAGACGGTACGTTTGCTTACTGTGAAGAGTTAGAGCAAAGACAAATAGACATGATCCATGAACTTATAAGCAACGGAGGACACAAGACTAAAGCATGTGAGACATTAGGTATTCCTAGAAGTACTTTGTACAAGTGGCTAGATAATGAGAAGTTTAAGAAAGCTTATCAAACAGCATGTGAAAGATTGTACGAGGAAGGATTGTCGGATGCTATTAAAACTACGTTAAAGCTGATGAAGTGTCAAGATAGCAGAACAGCATTAAAGGCTTGTGAGAACATTATGAAGCTAAATGGATACTTAGACACGAAAGTAGACGTAACGCAAAACCCTAGCGAAATTGTTATCACACTGGCGGACAGTAACGATTAG
- a CDS encoding ribosomal-processing cysteine protease Prp: MITAIIRDDGFRIYGHACYAPSGQDVVCAGVSALIGAALQMLDWMINEQDKTKGLIDVTVSNSNYGDRLDAVILMLYYGLLNIQQQYSNYLSVVIDTWN; encoded by the coding sequence ATGATAACAGCAATTATACGAGATGATGGCTTTAGAATATATGGCCATGCTTGTTATGCTCCTAGTGGCCAAGATGTGGTGTGTGCTGGGGTGAGTGCTTTAATTGGTGCAGCCTTGCAGATGCTTGATTGGATGATTAACGAGCAGGACAAAACTAAAGGATTAATAGATGTTACAGTGAGCAATAGTAATTATGGTGACAGGTTAGACGCTGTTATTTTAATGCTATATTACGGACTATTAAACATACAACAACAGTACTCGAACTATCTAAGCGTGGTGATTGACACATGGAATTAA
- a CDS encoding PBSX family phage terminase large subunit, which yields MELKLDPQIFNDAYLPYLFDYSHRYECYYGGAGSGKSHFVWQKLVLKALKSKRKILVVRKVGNTHRDSTFQMLKDTLSFFKIYDQCKVNKTDMTIELMNGSIFIFKGMDDDQKIKSIANITDIFYEEVTEGALDEVSQLDLRLRAKVDNLQMYFAFNPVSKDNFVYKYFHRDDPDTTPSNMFVLKTTFKDNKFLPQSYIDSLMAMKDSNPIYYKIYVEGDFATLDKLIFAYEIKDFDWREKLKTGIACFGMDFGYTNDPAAFSAFVVNEDQREIWIFDEIYKKGLLNNQLAAEIIYHGFQKEVITADCQDQQSIDELRTQYGISRIKRSWKGKGSVLQGIQYIQQFKIYVLPSCENHIMEFSNYSWKKNKQTGEYTNEPIDKFNHLMDAMRYGIQKVRKGKVKTLNKAVLGL from the coding sequence ATGGAATTAAAACTAGACCCACAAATATTCAATGATGCTTATTTGCCTTACTTGTTCGACTACTCTCACCGTTATGAGTGCTACTATGGTGGTGCCGGTTCCGGTAAGTCGCACTTTGTTTGGCAAAAGCTAGTTCTTAAAGCTCTTAAGAGTAAGAGAAAAATACTTGTAGTGAGAAAAGTAGGCAATACTCATAGAGATAGTACTTTTCAAATGTTAAAAGATACCCTTAGTTTTTTTAAGATTTACGATCAATGCAAAGTGAATAAAACAGATATGACTATAGAGCTGATGAACGGCTCTATTTTTATTTTCAAGGGTATGGATGATGACCAAAAAATAAAGTCTATTGCTAACATAACTGATATTTTCTATGAAGAGGTTACAGAGGGTGCACTTGATGAGGTATCTCAACTTGATTTACGTCTAAGAGCAAAAGTTGATAATTTACAAATGTACTTTGCCTTTAACCCTGTAAGTAAAGATAACTTTGTGTACAAGTACTTTCACAGAGATGACCCTGATACTACTCCGAGTAATATGTTCGTGCTTAAGACTACATTTAAGGACAATAAATTCTTACCACAGTCTTACATTGACTCATTAATGGCTATGAAAGATAGCAATCCAATCTATTACAAAATCTATGTAGAAGGTGACTTTGCTACACTTGATAAGCTTATATTTGCCTATGAGATTAAAGACTTTGATTGGCGTGAGAAGCTTAAAACTGGAATCGCTTGTTTTGGCATGGACTTTGGATATACTAATGACCCCGCTGCATTCAGTGCCTTTGTAGTAAATGAAGATCAGCGTGAGATATGGATATTTGATGAAATATACAAAAAGGGACTATTGAATAATCAATTAGCTGCTGAAATCATATATCATGGTTTTCAAAAAGAAGTTATTACAGCAGATTGTCAAGACCAACAAAGTATAGATGAACTTAGAACACAGTATGGTATAAGTCGAATTAAAAGAAGTTGGAAAGGTAAAGGGTCAGTACTTCAAGGTATACAGTACATTCAACAATTCAAGATATATGTGCTTCCTAGCTGTGAAAATCACATTATGGAGTTTAGCAATTACAGTTGGAAGAAGAATAAACAAACAGGTGAGTATACTAATGAACCGATTGATAAATTTAATCACTTAATGGACGCTATGAGATATGGTATTCAGAAGGTGAGAAAAGGTAAAGTTAAAACGCTTAATAAAGCAGTATTAGGATTGTAA
- a CDS encoding phage portal protein, which yields MFTCRGELTLDLIRKYIELFRAQELPRLKKLERYYKAKNDTIINRTFEDASKPNNKLAHAYAAYITDTLSAYMVGKPVSYSAQDDILNSEIANIMNYNDSADNDLSIAESQSIYGRAYEVMYVDEDGHTRFKCLNTLESVPVYDGTVENNMKYFIRYCEEQDPVTFVTTVTAWVYDDVGCSEYRGLSVGDLKLIDTVENVFGYIQINEYINNNFYEGDFEKVISLIDAYDLMCSDTLNELDYFSDAYLLFANCEIDTNSVQDMKNNRIIQATSGDSGQAAVVQWLTKNANDVQCENTKKRTVDEIHKLSKVPNLDPSAFVSHTTASHVFYSLLATEDLVSKKEKKFKKGLQQRLEKIVHLLNVKGIDTNYDYRDIEITFNRNIPQGLESIADPISKLRDLISDETLISLIPGITNPLEELKKRDAQRERERIDTSGMLGDDLEN from the coding sequence ATGTTTACTTGTAGAGGTGAATTAACGCTAGATTTAATTAGAAAATATATAGAATTATTCAGGGCACAAGAATTACCACGCTTGAAAAAGCTAGAGCGCTACTATAAAGCCAAGAATGATACAATCATTAATCGTACATTCGAGGACGCTAGTAAGCCTAACAACAAATTAGCTCATGCTTATGCTGCTTATATCACAGATACACTATCGGCGTACATGGTAGGTAAGCCGGTATCTTATTCAGCGCAAGACGATATTCTAAATAGTGAAATTGCTAATATCATGAATTATAATGACTCCGCTGACAATGACCTATCCATCGCTGAAAGTCAAAGTATTTACGGTAGAGCCTATGAAGTCATGTATGTTGATGAAGATGGTCATACAAGGTTTAAATGCCTAAATACTTTAGAGAGTGTTCCGGTTTACGATGGCACTGTAGAGAATAACATGAAATACTTTATCCGCTACTGTGAGGAACAGGATCCAGTAACTTTTGTTACTACTGTTACAGCATGGGTATATGATGATGTTGGATGTAGTGAGTATAGAGGTTTAAGCGTAGGAGATTTAAAACTTATTGATACTGTAGAGAATGTATTTGGATATATTCAAATCAACGAATATATTAACAATAACTTTTACGAGGGTGACTTTGAAAAGGTTATTAGCTTAATAGACGCTTACGATTTGATGTGTAGTGATACGCTTAATGAGTTGGATTATTTTAGTGATGCTTATTTACTATTTGCTAACTGTGAGATTGATACAAATAGCGTTCAGGACATGAAGAATAATCGTATCATTCAAGCCACCAGTGGTGATAGTGGACAAGCAGCGGTTGTACAATGGCTTACTAAAAACGCTAATGATGTGCAATGTGAGAACACTAAGAAACGTACAGTTGATGAAATTCACAAGCTTAGTAAAGTTCCTAACCTGGACCCAAGTGCTTTTGTATCTCATACCACAGCTTCACACGTATTTTATAGTCTGCTTGCTACAGAGGATTTAGTAAGCAAGAAAGAGAAAAAATTTAAAAAAGGTCTACAGCAGAGGCTTGAAAAAATAGTACATTTGCTTAATGTTAAAGGCATTGATACAAATTATGATTATCGTGATATTGAGATTACATTTAACCGCAACATCCCACAAGGTTTAGAAAGTATAGCAGACCCAATTAGCAAGCTTAGAGACTTGATTAGTGATGAAACATTAATCAGCCTTATTCCTGGTATTACTAACCCTCTTGAAGAACTCAAAAAACGTGATGCTCAAAGAGAAAGAGAGCGAATAGACACATCTGGAATGTTAGGTGATGACCTTGAGAACTAA
- a CDS encoding structural protein, with the protein MRTNYWEERLIGNQYRKGTKRMDKEILKIYKSTTKELQALVNDLWLKMLQNGSVSQWQLYQYGRYIVLQDQINKILTGLGQQEISIINSQLQALYETTFTESARYLGGEGLSGSFSLLNPQTAYEVANANFKGAAFSDRVWKRQDLLKEQLTRVITNSAVLGKDWKSVSRDLASRLEVGLSDSRRLVRTETMRVLNSAAINKAIERGYEYYRVLLEVDACDECYSEYEGKLFSLKGGSPPPLHPHCRCCIIVEMNEGERVDD; encoded by the coding sequence TTGAGAACTAATTATTGGGAAGAAAGATTAATAGGTAATCAGTACCGCAAAGGTACAAAGCGTATGGATAAGGAAATACTTAAGATTTACAAATCAACTACTAAAGAATTACAAGCCTTAGTGAATGACTTGTGGCTTAAGATGTTGCAGAATGGCTCGGTTAGCCAATGGCAGCTTTACCAATACGGTAGATACATTGTATTACAAGATCAAATAAATAAAATACTTACAGGTTTAGGACAGCAAGAAATAAGCATAATAAACTCACAACTACAAGCTTTATATGAAACCACTTTCACGGAATCCGCTCGTTATCTCGGCGGTGAAGGCTTAAGTGGTTCTTTTAGTTTGCTAAATCCTCAAACAGCCTATGAAGTGGCTAATGCTAACTTTAAAGGTGCTGCATTTAGTGACCGTGTTTGGAAAAGGCAAGACTTACTTAAAGAACAGCTTACAAGGGTTATTACTAATAGTGCTGTGCTAGGTAAGGACTGGAAAAGTGTAAGTCGTGACTTGGCTAGCAGATTAGAAGTAGGCTTAAGTGATAGTAGGCGGTTAGTAAGAACCGAGACTATGCGTGTGCTTAATAGTGCAGCAATAAACAAAGCAATAGAACGAGGATATGAATACTACAGGGTGCTACTTGAAGTTGATGCTTGTGACGAGTGTTATAGCGAGTACGAGGGTAAGCTTTTTAGCTTAAAAGGTGGAAGTCCACCACCTCTACATCCACACTGTCGCTGTTGCATAATTGTTGAAATGAATGAGGGTGAAAGAGTTGACGATTAG
- a CDS encoding DUF4355 domain-containing protein, whose product MKLRNRYFNTFRTVTQAAWFNLQFFAGEDDNNNEDDKPAEDKTLTQDQVNDIIAKRLAKEKAKWEKDYNAKLEAEKAEAARLANLDATQRAEEEAKKRIAALEEREAKLKQAEDKLECENVLKERGLSTSFANFLLGADAEVTLANINSFETAFKDAVKAEVETRIKGKTPPAGGGDNKDDVVSKEDFKKLPLFEQNKLYLSNPELYKTYYGA is encoded by the coding sequence ATGAAATTAAGAAATAGATACTTTAATACTTTTAGGACTGTAACACAGGCTGCATGGTTTAACTTACAATTTTTTGCGGGTGAAGATGATAACAATAATGAGGATGACAAACCAGCCGAAGATAAGACTCTAACACAAGATCAAGTTAATGACATTATTGCTAAGAGATTAGCTAAGGAAAAAGCTAAGTGGGAAAAAGACTATAATGCTAAACTAGAAGCTGAAAAAGCAGAAGCTGCTAGACTAGCTAATTTGGATGCTACACAAAGAGCAGAAGAAGAAGCTAAGAAAAGAATAGCAGCACTTGAAGAAAGAGAAGCTAAACTAAAACAAGCCGAGGACAAGTTAGAATGTGAGAATGTGCTTAAAGAGAGAGGTTTATCAACTTCTTTTGCGAACTTCTTACTTGGCGCTGATGCTGAGGTAACTTTAGCTAACATTAACAGCTTTGAAACAGCCTTTAAAGATGCTGTAAAAGCAGAAGTAGAAACAAGAATAAAAGGCAAGACACCACCTGCCGGAGGTGGAGATAATAAAGATGATGTTGTATCTAAAGAGGATTTTAAAAAGCTTCCACTTTTCGAACAAAACAAGCTTTATTTATCTAATCCGGAACTATACAAAACCTATTATGGCGCTTAA
- a CDS encoding phage major capsid protein, with protein sequence MKKFITKARNTILSLQFFADPTHTLYANSVIENKMTDLVNTKLEAKSLMTIDYSLTEVAGMKKTINKYTYSGGVEKLAAGAKNTDAQLGKVVYVGTDYTVSRYQQTFKYLDEDVMKDPYFLDVATTGASTLMANQVKTEYFAELAKITNATTWPKASAFKYDDIVDALAVIDQEVEEGMFVIMNNTQRKEIRKDADFKAAKQGEILYTGQFGTIAGIPVLFSKLVPADTVYITSKDAVKFFVKKDASIEQARDVEAKKNTVVYARYGVIALVDETKSIKMTKATA encoded by the coding sequence ATGAAAAAGTTTATTACTAAAGCAAGAAATACTATTTTATCTTTACAATTTTTTGCAGACCCAACACATACACTTTATGCTAATAGCGTAATTGAGAACAAGATGACAGACTTAGTAAATACTAAGCTTGAAGCTAAGTCTTTAATGACTATTGATTACAGCTTAACCGAAGTAGCAGGTATGAAGAAAACTATTAATAAGTACACTTATTCAGGTGGTGTAGAAAAATTAGCAGCTGGTGCAAAAAATACTGATGCACAACTAGGAAAAGTTGTTTACGTTGGTACAGATTATACAGTATCTCGTTACCAACAAACTTTTAAATATCTTGATGAAGATGTTATGAAAGACCCATACTTCTTAGATGTTGCTACCACAGGTGCTTCTACACTCATGGCTAATCAAGTTAAGACTGAGTATTTTGCGGAATTAGCTAAGATCACAAATGCTACAACATGGCCAAAAGCATCAGCTTTTAAATATGATGATATTGTAGATGCTTTAGCTGTGATTGATCAAGAAGTAGAAGAGGGTATGTTCGTTATTATGAATAACACTCAAAGAAAAGAAATTCGTAAAGATGCTGATTTTAAAGCAGCTAAACAAGGTGAAATCCTCTATACTGGTCAATTCGGTACTATCGCCGGTATTCCTGTACTATTCTCAAAATTAGTACCTGCTGATACAGTTTATATCACATCAAAAGATGCTGTTAAGTTCTTTGTTAAGAAAGACGCATCTATTGAACAAGCGCGTGATGTAGAAGCTAAGAAAAATACAGTAGTTTATGCTCGTTATGGTGTAATCGCACTAGTAGATGAAACCAAGTCTATTAAAATGACAAAAGCTACAGCTTAA
- a CDS encoding phage tail tape measure protein produces MANLNLATLSIKVAIDKTNVASELNKIKESLTSVGANGQTGLGNLKNALLGALDPTKSLGANLGSLKSTLIDQVSAVGGLQAAYVALAVAGIAIATKALLDFIKASVQVGIGFEKQMSKVKAISGSTAEEMKLLNDKAKEVGKNTVLTASQAGEAMEYMAMAGWKVGDMLAGIDPLANLAIVNNGDLGRTSDIVTDALTAFGMSAEETARFCDVLAQASSNSNTNVDMMGETFKYCAAAAGAAGYSIEDVALATGLMANSGVKASMAGTALRRMFTELATGCKVSSKAFGEMDIATTNSDGSMRELKDVILDLREAFDQMTESEKIMNAESIAGKTGMSGFLAVINAGEADFNKLADAIDNSAGATDRMAKTMADNVDGLIKGIQSKWESVQIATFEMLEPIISRMLIWVDAVLGLFSDLYNKVAAIIGNIINIMTAWIEPVIAVFNTVVELLSPILDVIFEAVNGVFGRISESMNSFIEGFKNVLEGIKLVLEPVIKVIASILRVALGVLTLNMDMILGGFKDAADGATGFFTDVQNVGVKACNGVIDALNLIPGVSIDKMQEVQTNLDGTGAKATETAEATANAIKAIQEELENDLKGLDDTYKSYMDARLAEYEKELKEKYDMTDLQDVKRFNEKMQMREKQLQREVDLDRAKEEKKLKAKAEIQTKLLEMDEKYTNETQKLADKQYQAYKEMYDKMGKLQKAASGSTYTTMATPNVGGYATGTNYATQGWHWVGEKGRELMYFGGGEKVINNQQSEQMVNSGATHNTFYVTIPANSVKEFVDVVEMCNNAQVNMRMG; encoded by the coding sequence ATGGCTAATTTAAATTTAGCTACGCTATCCATTAAGGTGGCTATTGATAAAACAAATGTAGCTAGTGAACTTAATAAGATAAAAGAAAGTCTAACGAGTGTTGGTGCAAACGGTCAAACTGGACTTGGAAATTTAAAAAATGCATTGTTAGGAGCCTTAGACCCAACTAAATCTCTTGGCGCAAACTTAGGAAGTCTTAAGAGCACACTTATAGATCAAGTTAGCGCCGTGGGTGGTTTACAAGCCGCTTATGTTGCGTTAGCTGTTGCTGGTATAGCTATAGCTACTAAGGCACTGCTAGATTTTATTAAAGCTTCTGTGCAAGTTGGTATAGGGTTCGAAAAGCAAATGTCTAAGGTTAAAGCTATTAGTGGTTCTACAGCCGAAGAAATGAAACTTTTAAATGATAAGGCTAAAGAAGTAGGTAAAAACACAGTTCTTACAGCAAGTCAAGCCGGTGAAGCTATGGAATATATGGCAATGGCTGGATGGAAAGTTGGCGATATGCTAGCTGGTATAGACCCACTGGCTAACTTAGCTATTGTTAATAATGGTGATTTAGGTAGAACATCAGACATTGTAACAGATGCTTTAACTGCTTTTGGAATGAGCGCAGAAGAAACTGCTAGATTCTGTGACGTGTTGGCCCAAGCGTCTAGTAACTCTAACACTAACGTAGATATGATGGGCGAAACATTCAAGTATTGTGCCGCAGCAGCAGGTGCTGCCGGTTATAGTATTGAAGATGTAGCCTTAGCGACGGGTCTTATGGCTAACAGTGGTGTTAAAGCTTCTATGGCTGGTACAGCACTTAGACGTATGTTTACCGAACTAGCAACAGGTTGTAAGGTTAGTTCTAAAGCTTTTGGAGAAATGGACATAGCTACAACTAATTCGGATGGTTCCATGCGTGAGCTTAAGGATGTAATTTTAGACTTACGAGAAGCTTTTGACCAAATGACTGAGTCTGAAAAGATAATGAATGCTGAGTCTATAGCAGGTAAAACTGGTATGTCCGGCTTTTTAGCTGTAATTAATGCAGGTGAAGCTGATTTTAACAAGCTTGCTGATGCAATAGATAATTCGGCAGGTGCAACAGACCGCATGGCTAAGACTATGGCTGATAACGTAGATGGTCTTATTAAGGGTATACAAAGTAAGTGGGAGTCTGTTCAAATTGCAACTTTTGAAATGCTAGAGCCTATCATAAGCCGTATGCTTATATGGGTTGATGCGGTTTTAGGTCTTTTTTCTGATTTGTATAACAAAGTAGCTGCGATAATCGGAAATATAATAAATATCATGACCGCGTGGATAGAGCCAGTTATCGCGGTTTTTAATACGGTTGTAGAGTTGTTAAGTCCTATTTTAGACGTAATATTTGAAGCTGTTAACGGTGTTTTTGGAAGAATAAGCGAATCTATGAATAGTTTTATTGAAGGTTTCAAGAATGTGCTAGAAGGTATTAAGTTAGTACTTGAGCCTGTTATTAAAGTTATAGCAAGTATCCTAAGAGTGGCCTTAGGTGTACTCACCTTAAACATGGATATGATTTTGGGAGGTTTTAAAGACGCTGCCGATGGAGCTACTGGTTTTTTTACGGATGTACAGAATGTAGGTGTTAAGGCTTGTAACGGTGTAATAGACGCTTTAAATCTTATTCCTGGTGTAAGCATTGATAAAATGCAAGAAGTGCAAACAAACCTAGACGGAACAGGCGCAAAAGCAACTGAAACGGCAGAAGCTACAGCAAATGCCATAAAGGCTATCCAAGAGGAACTAGAAAATGACTTAAAAGGTTTAGATGATACGTATAAATCATACATGGATGCTCGTTTAGCAGAATATGAGAAAGAACTTAAAGAAAAGTATGACATGACAGACCTACAGGACGTTAAACGATTCAATGAAAAAATGCAAATGCGAGAAAAACAACTACAACGAGAGGTTGATTTAGATCGTGCAAAAGAAGAAAAGAAATTGAAAGCTAAAGCTGAGATTCAAACAAAACTACTTGAAATGGATGAAAAGTATACAAATGAAACTCAAAAGCTAGCCGACAAGCAGTATCAAGCATACAAGGAAATGTATGACAAGATGGGTAAATTACAAAAAGCCGCATCCGGTAGCACATATACAACAATGGCTACTCCTAATGTAGGTGGCTATGCTACTGGTACTAACTACGCTACACAGGGATGGCACTGGGTAGGCGAAAAAGGAAGAGAACTCATGTACTTTGGTGGTGGGGAGAAAGTTATTAATAATCAACAGAGTGAGCAGATGGTTAATAGTGGAGCTACACACAACACTTTTTATGTCACTATTCCAGCCAACAGCGTGAAAGAATTTGTGGATGTAGTGGAGATGTGTAACAATGCACAAGTAAATATGAGAATGGGGTGA
- a CDS encoding phage holin family protein yields MKVNWKQKLSSRKFWIALVGFITSILVAFNVPTLTVEQVTTIVMGGGTLIAYILSEGFIDAKRVEEGNKDGDTTKTTNS; encoded by the coding sequence ATGAAAGTGAATTGGAAACAGAAACTTAGTAGTAGGAAGTTTTGGATAGCCTTAGTGGGATTTATTACATCTATTCTAGTGGCTTTTAATGTACCTACGCTCACTGTAGAGCAAGTTACAACTATTGTTATGGGTGGTGGAACATTAATCGCTTACATCCTGTCTGAAGGATTTATAGACGCTAAGCGAGTAGAGGAGGGCAATAAGGATGGAGATACAACAAAAACTACTAACAGTTAA
- a CDS encoding peptidoglycan recognition protein family protein: protein MEIQQKLLTVNQYSRPGTKLKQVKNIVVHWVGNANSTAIANRNYFESLKERKSFASSHYIIGLQGEIIQCVPESEIAYHANNANSYSIGIEVCHPDWQGKFSEITYKSLINLLADLCKRYSLEPTTAIIRHYDVTKKLCPKYYVEHSGAWLQLKQDVKVNMGTEDTELKKAAEILYKRNIISVLSAWDDVTKFKLEYVPGLLKNMGGIDRLVKDKIISDKLLWEYKQYNANHVRDLIIKYSKLG, encoded by the coding sequence ATGGAGATACAACAAAAACTACTAACAGTTAATCAATACAGTAGACCAGGTACTAAATTAAAGCAGGTTAAAAACATAGTAGTACATTGGGTAGGTAATGCAAATTCTACAGCAATAGCAAATAGGAATTATTTCGAGAGCCTAAAAGAGAGAAAGTCTTTTGCTAGTTCACACTACATCATAGGACTTCAAGGAGAAATCATCCAGTGTGTGCCAGAAAGCGAAATTGCTTATCATGCTAACAATGCTAATAGCTATTCTATAGGTATAGAGGTATGCCATCCTGATTGGCAAGGTAAGTTCTCAGAAATAACCTACAAGAGCCTTATTAACTTACTAGCAGACTTATGCAAGCGCTACAGTTTAGAGCCTACCACAGCGATTATAAGGCACTATGATGTAACTAAGAAGCTATGTCCTAAGTATTATGTAGAGCATAGTGGAGCATGGTTACAGTTAAAACAAGATGTAAAAGTTAATATGGGTACAGAAGATACAGAATTAAAGAAAGCTGCCGAGATATTATACAAGCGAAACATTATATCAGTTCTTAGTGCATGGGATGATGTGACTAAATTTAAACTAGAATACGTTCCAGGTCTATTAAAGAACATGGGTGGCATAGATAGGTTGGTTAAGGATAAGATAATCTCAGATAAGCTCCTGTGGGAGTATAAGCAGTACAATGCTAATCATGTAAGAGATTTAATTATAAAGTATAGTAAACTAGGGTAG